Genomic segment of Bdellovibrionota bacterium:
GGGTCGGCCGGGAAATTGCTCTGGCCCTGGCCGAACGGGGTTGCCATGTGGCGATCAGCTACCGGACGTCCAATTCCGAAGCGAATTCCACGGTGGACGATCTTCGGGAATTCGGCGTCAAGGCCCTCGCCATGAAGGCCGACGTGTCGAATAAATCGGACGTGAACCGAATGCGCGCCGACGTCGAAAAAACGATCGGGCCGGTAACGGTTTTGGTCAACAACGCGGCCATCTTTGAGAGGACCCCATGGCCCGGTATTTCGGAAGAAAGCTGGGACCGCCATATCGACGCCAATTTGAAAGGACCGTTCCTTTGCGCGCAGGCGTTCGGACCCGGGATGGTGGAACGCAAGCTCGGAAAGATCATCAACATCGTCGATTGGGCCGCAGAACGACCCTATACAGGCTATATCCCGTACTGCGTTTCTAAAGCGGGGCTCATTTGCCTGACCAAAGCGTTGGCCAAGACCTTGGCGCCGCACGTTCAGGTGAACGCCGTAGGGCCCGGGCCGGTCATGCTGCCCGAAGATATGCCGAAGGAAGAGCGCGACGCGGTCTTGAAAGCCATTCCTCTGAAACGAGAAGGATCGCCGCGGGATGTGGCGAACGCCGTTCTTTTTCTCGTTGAGGGAACTGATTTCGCGACAGGGTCTGTGGTTTACGTCGACGGCGGAAGGTTGATCGCATGAGCTACCGGGTCACGCAGCAAATTCATTTCTGTTACGGCCACCGTCTGCTCGATTACGAGGGGAAATGCGCGCATCCGCACGGGCATAACGGCCTTGCCGAAGTCTCGTTCGAATCCGACAAGCTCGATCGCCGCGGAATGGTCCTCGACTTCACCGATATCAAACGTTTGCTCAAGAGTTGGATCGACGACACGATGGATCATCGGATGCTTTTGCGAAAAGACGACCCCCTGATCCCGTTGCTCGAAAAATTGGGAGAACCGGTTTACAAAATCGACGTGAATCCTACGGCGGAGAACATCGCGCGGGAAATTTTTGTGCACGCTCGCGAAAGAGGACTCCCGGTCGTCGAAGTTAAACTTTGGGAAACCCCCACCCAATTCGCAGTGTACAAATGAAAAACATCGGCCAAATCCTGCTTGAAAAAGGATTGATCACGTCGGATCAACTTCAACGGGCTCTTGAATTCCAAAAATCCCGTTACGGGCTCATGGGTGAAATCCTGGTTGAACTCGGATTTGTTTCCGAAGAAACCGTCCTCACCGGGCTCTGCGAGCAACTCTCTCCGGAGCACCAGCAACTCGTTTACTTTCAAAGCGGAAAGGAGGTCGTGACCACCGACATCGAGATTCCGCCCAACGTCATCGCGATGGTCCCTTCCAATATGCTGGTCAAGTGCAGGGCCGTTCCCATCCGTTTCGATCAACAAAAGAACGATCTCACCATCGCGTTTGTCGATATCAGCGACCTACGCGCCGTGGATGAAATCCGCTTTTACACCAACAAGAAGATCAACGCCGTTCAGGCCAGCCGGGCCGACATCCAATATCTCTGGAAGAAGTTCTACAACGTCGAGGAACGGGTGGCCGTCCGCAGCCCGCTCGATCTGTCGAATGAAATCAAACTCGGTCCCGCCGCTTCTTTCACCGAAACTTCGATCACGAAGCTGTTCGATAACATCATCACGAAAGCGATCGCCCTGGGAACCAGTGACATTCACTTCGACATTTACGGTTCCGACGCCATCGTCCGGTTCCGAATCGACGGCGTTCTTTACAACGTCCTGACGATCCCCCTCGAGCTCTATGCAAAGATCATCAGCCGGGCCAAAATTCTTTCCAACATGGACGTGTCCGAAAGAAAGATTTCTCAGGATGGACGGATCACGGTCAAGACGCCGAAGGGGCAAGCCGTTGAACTCCGTCTCGCCATCATCCCCGTCTATAACGGCGAGCGCCTGGCCATCCGACTCCTGGACAAGTCGGGATTTGATTACGATCTCGAGGGACTGGGGATTCACAAGCTCATCTTTGATCGTTTCAAGAGTGAGTTGGAGAAGCCGGCCGGAATGGTGCTGGTGACAGGCCCCAC
This window contains:
- a CDS encoding SDR family oxidoreductase is translated as MNLKKQVALITGGARRVGREIALALAERGCHVAISYRTSNSEANSTVDDLREFGVKALAMKADVSNKSDVNRMRADVEKTIGPVTVLVNNAAIFERTPWPGISEESWDRHIDANLKGPFLCAQAFGPGMVERKLGKIINIVDWAAERPYTGYIPYCVSKAGLICLTKALAKTLAPHVQVNAVGPGPVMLPEDMPKEERDAVLKAIPLKREGSPRDVANAVLFLVEGTDFATGSVVYVDGGRLIA
- a CDS encoding 6-carboxytetrahydropterin synthase; amino-acid sequence: MSYRVTQQIHFCYGHRLLDYEGKCAHPHGHNGLAEVSFESDKLDRRGMVLDFTDIKRLLKSWIDDTMDHRMLLRKDDPLIPLLEKLGEPVYKIDVNPTAENIAREIFVHARERGLPVVEVKLWETPTQFAVYK
- a CDS encoding ATPase, T2SS/T4P/T4SS family, which produces MKNIGQILLEKGLITSDQLQRALEFQKSRYGLMGEILVELGFVSEETVLTGLCEQLSPEHQQLVYFQSGKEVVTTDIEIPPNVIAMVPSNMLVKCRAVPIRFDQQKNDLTIAFVDISDLRAVDEIRFYTNKKINAVQASRADIQYLWKKFYNVEERVAVRSPLDLSNEIKLGPAASFTETSITKLFDNIITKAIALGTSDIHFDIYGSDAIVRFRIDGVLYNVLTIPLELYAKIISRAKILSNMDVSERKISQDGRITVKTPKGQAVELRLAIIPVYNGERLAIRLLDKSGFDYDLEGLGIHKLIFDRFKSELEKPAGMVLVTGPTGSGKTTTIYSMVNFLNDSSRSVVSIEDPVEYEFRGVGQVQVDEKKGFTFGNALRGVLRQDPNVIMVGEIRDEDTADISTRAALTGHLVLATMHTNDAPTAIARLSNMGVKPFVIASCLNMAVAQRLVRRLCLACKVDDKPNPRLLLRLGLKPAQLEKLRFSKGKGCPTCSFTGYKGRLAILEVMFVTSRMRDLIAKEGTVEDLRRMAKREKMIALNMDGLYKAKEGLTTIEEVVRTTFF